Proteins encoded by one window of Desulfurococcus sp.:
- a CDS encoding dihydroneopterin aldolase family protein: MYTSSDRASKYFSEKVTPRDRAVFEAGIAVGMVVHQFTGIPVKSEEDARLLEKIIENAIKAQPFREDAKVKIRIDSPGDPSDPYSYTTLKTRNMDVSITVKYKGVRVKARLKYIPELDYNLAFIEDIEEAGG, encoded by the coding sequence ATGTATACGAGTAGTGATAGGGCTAGCAAGTACTTCTCGGAGAAGGTGACACCGAGGGATAGAGCTGTCTTTGAAGCAGGTATAGCAGTAGGCATGGTTGTACACCAGTTCACCGGTATACCAGTGAAAAGCGAGGAAGATGCCAGGCTACTTGAAAAAATCATTGAGAACGCTATTAAAGCTCAGCCGTTTAGAGAGGATGCTAAAGTTAAAATTAGAATTGATAGCCCGGGAGACCCCAGCGACCCTTACTCTTATACCACGCTGAAAACAAGGAACATGGATGTTAGTATTACAGTCAAGTACAAAGGAGTCCGCGTTAAAGCTAGATTAAAGTATATACCTGAACTAGACTACAATCTAGCATTCATCGAGGATATAGAGGAAGCTGGCGGATAA
- a CDS encoding DUF115 domain-containing protein, which yields MSWIIPRREWEPLYQYIRSVVKLSFDRDQEAADLLSSILSGLPNTIEFDDLKRLQGGFKRAVVFGCGGNLLRDIETARELSLLEDSLLVASDGSTSILLLNSLTPSIVVTDLDGLAVDLWRASSTGSVTVIHAHGDNIPRIKEYTKGFKGPLIGSTQVEPRPHVYNFGGFTDGDRGVFVAVALGVREVYLAGFDLHGEPTPCPGKTASFNRELKRAKLKIASRMLEYISSRKNVTIRRVGDVYE from the coding sequence ATGAGCTGGATTATTCCTCGGAGGGAATGGGAGCCCCTCTACCAATATATTAGGTCGGTAGTAAAGCTCTCATTCGATAGAGATCAGGAGGCAGCAGACCTCTTAAGCTCCATTCTAAGTGGGCTCCCAAATACGATCGAATTCGACGACTTGAAGAGATTACAGGGTGGCTTTAAGAGAGCAGTAGTATTCGGCTGTGGAGGCAATCTTCTTAGAGATATAGAAACTGCCAGGGAGCTCAGCCTGCTCGAGGATTCACTACTCGTGGCGTCAGATGGCTCTACAAGCATCCTGCTCTTAAATAGTTTAACCCCTAGTATTGTTGTCACAGATCTCGATGGGTTAGCCGTGGATTTATGGAGGGCCTCTAGTACTGGGTCAGTTACAGTAATACACGCTCATGGAGACAACATACCTAGGATTAAAGAGTACACGAAAGGCTTTAAGGGCCCCTTAATTGGCTCTACGCAGGTTGAGCCAAGGCCCCACGTCTATAATTTCGGCGGCTTCACGGATGGGGATAGAGGAGTCTTCGTAGCAGTCGCGTTAGGTGTTAGAGAAGTCTACCTAGCAGGCTTTGATCTCCATGGCGAGCCCACTCCGTGCCCGGGTAAAACAGCCTCATTTAATAGAGAGTTGAAGAGAGCCAAGTTGAAGATAGCTTCAAGAATGCTAGAGTACATTAGTAGCAGGAAGAACGTCACCATAAGACGTGTGGGTGATGTATACGAGTAG
- a CDS encoding dihydropteroate synthase-like protein — MKIALITGRLAGSEVRRLAAELSRPGLEIVVVELPIPVAAMMTSSYLEKELPRHLEELKDVDLIIVPGFTSGDLTRVSEIMGKPVVKGVRYLHDIPLMIDAVARGVELSRVEPADELIAAQRAERDLAILEELKKEASRNYYFTIGVEGKVYVSPLYPIILHEVYVPRESRVEDVVRSAVKASGSGADVIVLGFPLHYNPRGLRELVDSVRESTGRPVGVDSPDTLVLKEALDAGVDLLMSFTLSRLREFMDIDGLKDKAVVLIPGEEAQGQEVLDSLAHTYSTAVEHGFSKIILDPILDIPLAGLTRSLERYVKAREMFPKTPLLMGAGNITEMIDADSVGVNALIASMGVEIGVEVYLTTEASVKTRGSTRELRRALDMCLIARREKRPPKDLSINLLVLKDKRRKTTPLQLQGIVVEAGERLGFKADPKGFFRIHVDHDSSRIVVEHYKPGEAAPDYTIIGVDPKAILAEITRMQLASLPDHFFYLGYELSKASIALRIGKEYVQDEDLF, encoded by the coding sequence TTGAAGATAGCACTCATCACAGGTAGGCTTGCAGGCAGCGAGGTGCGAAGACTAGCTGCTGAGCTGAGCAGGCCGGGTCTAGAGATAGTAGTTGTCGAGCTGCCTATTCCCGTTGCTGCAATGATGACTAGCAGCTACCTTGAGAAAGAACTCCCAAGGCATCTAGAGGAGCTTAAAGATGTTGATTTAATCATAGTGCCTGGATTCACAAGCGGAGATCTCACAAGAGTCTCAGAGATAATGGGTAAGCCTGTGGTCAAGGGCGTTAGATACCTACATGATATACCCTTAATGATCGACGCGGTGGCCAGGGGCGTGGAGCTCTCGAGAGTAGAGCCGGCTGACGAATTAATAGCAGCGCAGAGAGCGGAGAGAGATCTAGCGATCCTCGAGGAGCTGAAGAAGGAGGCTTCAAGAAACTACTATTTCACTATAGGCGTGGAGGGCAAGGTCTACGTGAGCCCTCTCTACCCTATAATACTACATGAAGTCTACGTGCCCCGTGAATCCCGTGTAGAAGACGTAGTAAGGAGTGCAGTTAAAGCTTCTGGCAGCGGAGCTGACGTAATAGTACTCGGGTTCCCACTACACTATAATCCCAGAGGTCTCAGGGAACTCGTGGATAGTGTAAGAGAGTCTACAGGCAGGCCTGTAGGCGTTGACTCCCCTGATACATTGGTTTTAAAGGAGGCTTTAGATGCCGGTGTAGACTTGCTCATGAGCTTTACTCTCAGTAGGCTCAGAGAATTCATGGATATTGATGGCTTGAAAGATAAAGCCGTAGTGTTAATACCGGGTGAGGAGGCACAAGGACAGGAGGTCCTCGACAGCTTAGCTCACACCTACAGTACTGCTGTTGAGCACGGGTTTTCAAAGATTATCCTTGACCCTATTCTAGATATACCACTAGCCGGGTTAACCCGCTCACTAGAGAGGTACGTGAAGGCTAGAGAGATGTTCCCAAAAACCCCTCTCCTTATGGGTGCCGGGAACATCACGGAAATGATTGACGCGGATAGCGTAGGGGTTAACGCCTTGATAGCATCAATGGGAGTTGAGATTGGAGTTGAAGTATATCTTACAACAGAGGCTAGCGTGAAGACGCGGGGCTCTACAAGAGAGCTTAGAAGAGCTTTAGATATGTGCTTGATAGCGCGGAGGGAGAAGAGGCCTCCTAAAGACCTCTCAATAAACCTTCTTGTTCTCAAAGATAAGAGGAGGAAGACTACTCCACTGCAGCTCCAGGGTATTGTAGTTGAAGCCGGGGAGAGACTAGGGTTTAAAGCCGACCCAAAGGGATTCTTTAGAATCCACGTCGACCATGACTCTAGTAGAATAGTGGTTGAGCATTATAAGCCAGGGGAGGCTGCACCAGACTACACAATTATAGGTGTGGATCCTAAAGCTATTCTAGCAGAGATCACTAGGATGCAGCTTGCAAGCCTGCCAGACCACTTCTTCTACTTAGGCTACGAGCTTAGTAAAGCCTCCATAGCCTTAAGGATTGGTAAGGAGTACGTTCAGGATGAAGATTTATTCTAG
- a CDS encoding alanine--glyoxylate aminotransferase family protein has product MAGYMDAVREVERILWPKPMKLFTAGPVACFPEVLEAMRIQQVSHRSKEYQELHRDTVKRLADFIEARKATVLLAPSSGTGFMEASVRNAISPRGKVLVTVIGEFGNRYREAVERNGRTAVVLEKPLGKPVLPGELDEALKRNPDVEAVTITYNETSTGVLNPLRDLAKVVREHDKLLFVDAVSAMGAAELKVDEWGIDLVFASSQKAFGVPPGLAMAAISERVFEKAARIPERGLYFDLLEMKEFLEKQWSTPTTPPIPQVAGLNVALRIVEKMGGKDAWLRMYAERAEKIRKGVVELGLELFAEPGYYSPTITVVYNPPGVKGPVIYEELRKRGIEIAKGYGKVKDVTFRIGHMGYITDSDIEELFKHLKEILATLGFKPRLS; this is encoded by the coding sequence TGGATGCTGTGAGAGAAGTTGAAAGAATCCTGTGGCCTAAGCCTATGAAGTTGTTCACCGCAGGCCCTGTGGCCTGCTTCCCAGAAGTTCTTGAAGCCATGAGGATACAGCAGGTTAGCCACAGGAGCAAGGAGTACCAGGAGCTCCATAGAGATACGGTTAAACGGCTGGCAGACTTCATCGAGGCGCGTAAGGCTACAGTCCTCCTTGCTCCTTCAAGTGGAACTGGATTCATGGAGGCAAGCGTGAGAAACGCTATTTCCCCGAGAGGTAAGGTGCTGGTGACAGTTATAGGTGAATTCGGGAATAGGTATAGGGAGGCTGTTGAAAGAAATGGGAGGACAGCTGTAGTCCTTGAGAAGCCGCTAGGTAAGCCAGTGCTACCAGGGGAACTCGATGAAGCGTTGAAGAGGAATCCTGATGTAGAAGCTGTCACAATAACCTACAATGAGACTAGTACAGGCGTCTTAAATCCATTGAGAGACCTAGCTAAGGTTGTTAGAGAGCACGATAAACTACTCTTTGTTGATGCAGTCTCAGCAATGGGGGCAGCGGAGTTAAAAGTCGATGAGTGGGGCATAGACTTAGTCTTCGCTAGCAGCCAGAAGGCATTCGGGGTTCCCCCAGGTCTCGCCATGGCAGCTATAAGCGAGAGAGTCTTCGAGAAAGCCGCTAGAATACCTGAGAGAGGATTATACTTCGACCTCCTAGAGATGAAGGAGTTCCTTGAGAAGCAGTGGTCAACACCTACAACACCCCCTATCCCCCAGGTAGCCGGGTTAAACGTTGCATTGAGAATAGTAGAGAAGATGGGTGGGAAGGATGCATGGCTTAGAATGTACGCTGAGAGAGCTGAGAAGATAAGAAAAGGTGTAGTAGAACTCGGCTTAGAGCTCTTCGCTGAACCCGGATACTATAGCCCTACAATAACAGTGGTTTATAATCCACCAGGTGTTAAAGGCCCTGTTATATACGAGGAGCTAAGGAAGAGGGGTATTGAGATAGCTAAAGGATACGGTAAAGTCAAGGATGTAACCTTCAGGATAGGCCACATGGGTTACATCACTGACAGCGATATCGAGGAGTTATTCAAGCACCTGAAGGAGATACTCGCTACGTTAGGCTTTAAACCCAGGTTGAGTTGA
- a CDS encoding 4Fe-4S binding protein: MAESIAWGITGAGAFMKESIEAIKNLVEAGVAVTAFVSRAGRSILAMYGLLGELESILKGPYPTGVVFEDEEAPGYPSTGRFYKGVYSIAVVSPASMNTVAKIVNGIADSLVSNMVMHALKNNIEVLVLPVDLYETRSLIPILVEREKCSKCTECTAADSCPTGALRKDVLHKVKVDPSKCTRCYICINACPFNAILFDVEVVVKPHPFYTSIIERLRGVPGIRVIDHPRRILEYTRWRRIEDSTHHR, encoded by the coding sequence GTGGCTGAAAGCATTGCATGGGGTATTACTGGTGCAGGAGCCTTCATGAAGGAGAGCATTGAGGCTATTAAGAACCTCGTGGAGGCTGGTGTAGCTGTCACAGCATTCGTGTCTAGGGCTGGTAGAAGCATCCTAGCAATGTACGGGCTTCTCGGGGAACTAGAGAGCATTTTGAAAGGCCCGTATCCTACTGGAGTAGTCTTCGAGGATGAAGAAGCCCCAGGATACCCTTCGACAGGCAGGTTCTATAAGGGCGTGTACAGTATTGCAGTCGTATCCCCGGCCTCAATGAATACGGTAGCTAAGATAGTTAACGGTATAGCTGACTCCCTAGTCTCAAACATGGTTATGCACGCTCTCAAGAATAACATTGAAGTCCTAGTTCTACCCGTGGATCTGTACGAGACGAGAAGCCTCATACCAATACTCGTTGAGAGGGAGAAGTGCTCTAAATGCACTGAGTGTACTGCAGCAGACTCCTGTCCTACAGGAGCTCTCCGAAAGGATGTGCTTCATAAGGTGAAGGTAGATCCTTCGAAGTGCACTAGATGCTATATCTGTATTAATGCATGCCCCTTCAACGCTATACTATTCGATGTAGAAGTAGTGGTTAAACCACACCCATTCTACACTAGTATAATCGAGAGGCTTAGAGGCGTACCCGGTATTAGAGTAATAGATCATCCTCGGAGAATCCTCGAGTACACTAGGTGGCGGAGGATTGAAGATAGCACTCATCACAGGTAG
- a CDS encoding transporter — protein sequence MNEITVLMLLIVAGLLVRVFFNSVLKRASLFERGLKLAVNTVYYLLIPLAFIKIYIDRGVAASDAWISLSILLLVFTVAFTLKLITAGRPREYYRALFLVSAFPNSVFLGFPVSMALFGVVDVAATYGVVTLVLNVVVPDAMSMGRVSLRRVLLMPALLGFTLGLISHYTLPAWLSQRVSSLLWWAPRLLSYVATAVLGARLPLRLSVLHEEWGFIAVASLYRFLIAPLLSLIVVSATRVDWFYGVQLIVVSAMPPAVMNTLIAERYGWLPELVASTTFILTIIVVLCFPLITTIL from the coding sequence GTGAATGAGATCACAGTGTTAATGCTGCTTATAGTTGCCGGGCTACTGGTAAGAGTATTCTTCAACAGCGTGTTAAAGCGGGCTAGCTTATTTGAGAGAGGATTAAAGCTTGCGGTTAACACTGTCTACTACTTGCTGATACCACTAGCTTTCATCAAGATTTACATTGATAGAGGGGTTGCGGCAAGTGATGCATGGATCTCTCTTTCAATCCTGTTATTAGTATTCACCGTGGCTTTCACGCTTAAATTGATCACAGCTGGTAGGCCTAGAGAATACTACAGGGCTCTCTTCCTCGTGTCAGCGTTCCCGAACTCTGTGTTCCTAGGCTTCCCAGTATCAATGGCTTTATTCGGAGTAGTCGATGTTGCTGCAACATACGGTGTTGTAACACTAGTTTTAAACGTAGTAGTGCCTGACGCGATGTCCATGGGCAGAGTATCTCTACGTAGAGTGCTCTTAATGCCGGCTCTCCTAGGGTTCACTCTCGGGTTGATTAGCCACTACACGCTTCCCGCATGGCTGTCCCAAAGGGTTTCAAGCCTCCTCTGGTGGGCTCCCAGGCTGCTAAGCTATGTTGCTACAGCTGTACTTGGTGCTAGGCTACCTCTAAGGCTCAGCGTGCTGCATGAAGAGTGGGGCTTTATAGCAGTTGCATCCCTCTACAGGTTTCTAATAGCGCCTCTACTCTCGCTTATAGTTGTCTCGGCTACAAGAGTCGACTGGTTTTACGGCGTTCAGCTTATCGTGGTTTCAGCCATGCCTCCAGCTGTCATGAATACTCTGATCGCTGAGAGATACGGGTGGCTGCCTGAGCTAGTGGCATCTACAACCTTCATTCTAACTATTATAGTGGTCTTATGCTTTCCTCTAATTACCACTATACTCTAA
- a CDS encoding class II SORL domain-containing protein, with protein sequence MPGLRDLIYTPQAAKGEAISKVETHTPRIEAPDEVKPGEVFKVKVTVGPHPNTLEHSIRWIELYFEEEGRAFNPILVGRYELTPVYSEPTIEVYLKVSKPGRLIALEYCNLHGLWESYKEIKVKG encoded by the coding sequence ATGCCCGGGTTAAGGGATCTCATATACACGCCTCAAGCAGCTAAAGGGGAAGCTATAAGCAAAGTTGAAACTCATACACCTAGAATTGAAGCACCAGATGAAGTTAAGCCAGGCGAAGTATTTAAAGTTAAGGTTACCGTGGGCCCCCACCCGAACACCCTGGAGCACTCTATCAGATGGATCGAGCTGTACTTCGAGGAGGAGGGGAGGGCATTCAACCCGATCCTAGTGGGTAGGTACGAGCTGACGCCAGTCTACAGTGAGCCCACGATAGAAGTCTACTTGAAGGTGTCAAAACCCGGCAGGCTAATAGCACTCGAATACTGCAACCTGCATGGATTATGGGAGAGCTATAAGGAGATAAAGGTTAAAGGGTGA
- a CDS encoding Lrp/AsnC family transcriptional regulator, translating to MLDEIDLKIIKELTENARKPFRQIALKLGLSDVAVIKRVRKLEAQGVIRRYVPIVNPASLGYNKVSYTGVNVKPEKLFEVVSKLKEKEYVKYLAITSGDHEILAVIWARESDELQRIHDEIRGIDGVVEVYPAILTDIVKAEAYI from the coding sequence ATGCTTGATGAAATAGACTTGAAGATAATCAAGGAGCTCACGGAGAACGCTAGGAAGCCGTTCAGGCAGATAGCGTTAAAGCTGGGTTTAAGTGATGTAGCCGTCATCAAGAGAGTGAGGAAGCTAGAGGCTCAGGGTGTTATCAGAAGGTATGTTCCCATAGTAAATCCAGCCAGTCTAGGCTACAATAAGGTAAGCTATACCGGCGTAAACGTTAAGCCTGAAAAACTCTTCGAGGTAGTCTCAAAGCTAAAGGAAAAGGAGTATGTGAAGTACCTTGCGATAACATCAGGCGACCACGAGATATTAGCAGTTATATGGGCGAGGGAGAGCGATGAGCTCCAGAGAATACACGATGAAATCAGGGGTATTGATGGAGTAGTAGAAGTGTACCCAGCAATACTTACAGACATAGTTAAAGCTGAAGCATACATCTAG
- a CDS encoding GTP cyclohydrolase, FolE2/MptA family has protein sequence MEIPDVHSERPSIEVRVNNVGLGRLRSPPLLAGEYIVTPVFKISVDLPGHLKGAHLSRIYEAFTSVMKPFNRLDLSVLRRLALRLLEANDYSSRAVVTVKGRLYYSQSQHEYSSNGFLYARISVEREGGSITPVAEYSGGGFYTLTTCPCAMAVSEYLYGKPFTHMQKVRVNAYIKSRGVSVEPLEVFELLKNMLQAPRNYLKRAEEAELVRAVHEKPFFTEDIARLVSASLAELLARKNTLDPQSLVYVTVKSFETIHEYTVESVVKARAIDLLKDRG, from the coding sequence TTGGAGATCCCAGACGTACATTCAGAGCGTCCTTCAATTGAAGTACGCGTTAACAACGTGGGCTTGGGGAGACTGCGGTCGCCGCCGCTGTTAGCTGGTGAATACATTGTTACACCAGTATTCAAGATCTCAGTGGATCTGCCAGGACACTTAAAGGGAGCCCATCTTTCACGTATATACGAAGCTTTCACCAGTGTCATGAAGCCTTTCAACAGGCTGGATTTAAGCGTGCTGAGAAGGCTTGCTCTAAGACTACTCGAAGCCAACGACTACTCAAGTAGAGCTGTAGTTACAGTTAAGGGGAGACTCTACTACTCACAATCGCAGCACGAGTACTCTAGCAACGGCTTTCTCTACGCCCGCATCTCGGTTGAACGTGAGGGGGGCTCGATAACCCCGGTAGCCGAGTACAGTGGGGGAGGATTCTATACTCTAACCACCTGCCCCTGTGCGATGGCGGTCTCCGAGTACCTCTACGGTAAGCCCTTCACTCACATGCAGAAGGTAAGAGTTAACGCTTACATTAAATCTAGGGGTGTCAGCGTAGAGCCGTTAGAGGTATTCGAGCTATTAAAGAACATGCTTCAAGCCCCACGCAACTATCTGAAGAGAGCTGAGGAAGCCGAGCTTGTTAGAGCTGTACACGAGAAGCCGTTTTTCACAGAGGATATAGCGAGGCTGGTATCCGCTAGCCTAGCAGAGCTCTTAGCTAGGAAAAACACTCTAGACCCCCAGAGCCTGGTGTATGTGACTGTAAAATCCTTTGAAACTATACACGAGTATACTGTTGAATCAGTGGTTAAAGCGAGAGCTATAGATCTATTGAAGGATAGGGGTTAA
- a CDS encoding NADH-quinone oxidoreductase subunit B family protein, translating to MSASTRKQATEAGREYRIIRYSPWLVHFNTGACNGCDIEVLAAITPLYDPERFGVKLAPSIRHGDILVVTGALTKKSAVRLKRLYNQMPCPKFVIAVGACACSGGVFHKSYSVLAGADKAVPVSICVPGCPPRPEAILDGIVKLLDRIRRGEAVDDGCRGEA from the coding sequence ATGTCAGCTAGTACCCGTAAGCAGGCTACTGAAGCTGGCAGGGAGTACAGGATTATACGCTACAGCCCTTGGCTAGTGCACTTCAACACTGGGGCTTGTAATGGATGCGATATAGAGGTTCTAGCAGCAATAACACCACTCTACGACCCGGAGAGGTTTGGTGTCAAGCTGGCTCCTAGTATAAGACACGGGGATATACTGGTAGTGACGGGGGCTCTAACAAAGAAGTCAGCTGTAAGATTAAAGAGGCTATACAACCAGATGCCCTGCCCTAAGTTTGTTATAGCTGTCGGTGCATGCGCGTGCAGTGGGGGCGTCTTCCACAAGTCGTACTCTGTTCTAGCCGGAGCCGATAAAGCTGTCCCCGTTTCAATCTGTGTGCCAGGCTGTCCTCCCCGGCCGGAAGCCATTCTAGACGGTATCGTGAAGCTCCTTGATAGAATAAGAAGAGGGGAGGCTGTTGATGACGGGTGTAGAGGAGAAGCTTAA
- the hypF gene encoding carbamoyltransferase HypF encodes MAVLKAFRVVIAGLVQGVGFRPFIDRIVRSLGLKGYVRNVGGSEVEVWVEGSEEQLYEFLALLVYEKPPPAVVEEVFVEEEAPAYYHEFTILKSSEVKLLRSNIPPDLAVCKHCLMEVLDPSNRRYMYPFNSCAWCGPRFSMMYKSPYDRENTSMAKYLLCDECMREYRDPSNERRYHAQGISCPRDGPKLALYDSEFNLLDSKDPIGDAAKLVDEGYIIAVKGVGGYHIAALATSDDVVYRLRLRKKRPRKPFAVMGLDTSVLKLLVYMSEEDEALLNSPQAPILLLPKREDSPVSKLVSPGLSHEGVFTAYTPLHFILLMNTRDKFLIMTSGNVSGEPMCTSEECARRKLKGIVDFYLVHDREIVNRVDDSVLRKTGEEYVQLRRSRGYAPAWIRIPFELSRSVIAFGGDLNSTGAVGFEDKIVVSQYIGDLDSFNAQLDLLKALDYLVRNYGLNENSLIVVVDKHPLYHSRTLGLEYARRHGAQVLEVQHHYAHVYGAAVDRGLKGRVAGLAVDGVGWGDDSTIWGGEVIIFNVEEPGVYKRVASIDQVPLTSDRDTLKPIRLLYGYLARKGWSVSEIEKTLPGATGGARVEGRVAFRLVELGRYTLASSTGRLLDMVASILDPSVERSFEGEPAILLEALASRGAPRLIEGFKLSQENRLLRLDYYEAVVRLLEDAGRASHGSIAASFLYSLGYYYGELIIESTKGESIDGVVISGGAAVNDYIYRGLRDSLRAAGLKPLLPQRIPPNDGGLSFGQAVIGGLVSLT; translated from the coding sequence GTGGCAGTCTTGAAGGCTTTCAGAGTAGTTATCGCAGGCCTAGTGCAGGGAGTGGGGTTCAGGCCATTCATAGACAGAATTGTGCGGAGCCTAGGGCTGAAAGGCTACGTGAGAAACGTGGGGGGAAGTGAAGTCGAGGTATGGGTTGAAGGCTCTGAAGAACAACTCTACGAGTTTCTAGCCCTCCTAGTATACGAGAAGCCTCCTCCGGCTGTAGTAGAAGAAGTATTCGTGGAGGAAGAAGCCCCTGCATACTACCATGAGTTCACTATACTGAAGAGCAGTGAAGTGAAACTGCTTAGATCCAATATACCACCAGACCTAGCTGTGTGCAAGCATTGCTTAATGGAGGTACTAGACCCCTCTAACAGGAGATACATGTACCCATTTAACTCCTGCGCTTGGTGTGGCCCCCGCTTCTCCATGATGTACAAGTCTCCATACGACCGTGAAAACACGAGTATGGCTAAGTACCTGCTCTGCGATGAATGCATGAGAGAGTATAGGGATCCAAGTAATGAGAGAAGGTATCATGCTCAAGGTATAAGCTGCCCTAGGGACGGGCCGAAGCTAGCCTTGTACGATAGCGAGTTTAATCTACTGGATTCAAAAGACCCTATAGGCGATGCAGCTAAGCTAGTAGATGAAGGATACATTATAGCTGTTAAAGGAGTAGGCGGCTACCATATAGCGGCTCTCGCTACAAGCGATGATGTAGTCTACCGCTTGAGGCTGCGGAAAAAGAGGCCTAGGAAGCCTTTTGCTGTAATGGGGCTTGATACCAGCGTGCTCAAGCTACTAGTATACATGAGCGAGGAGGATGAGGCGCTTTTAAACTCCCCTCAAGCACCCATACTCCTGCTACCTAAGCGCGAGGACTCACCGGTTTCAAAGCTGGTTTCACCGGGGTTAAGCCACGAAGGGGTTTTCACAGCTTACACGCCACTCCACTTCATACTACTAATGAATACACGCGACAAGTTCCTCATTATGACCAGCGGGAATGTAAGCGGGGAACCCATGTGTACCAGCGAGGAGTGCGCTAGAAGAAAGCTTAAAGGCATAGTGGACTTCTACCTCGTGCATGATAGAGAGATAGTTAACAGGGTTGACGATAGCGTTCTACGTAAAACTGGGGAAGAATACGTTCAGCTTAGAAGATCCCGCGGGTACGCTCCAGCCTGGATTAGAATACCATTCGAGTTATCCAGGAGTGTTATAGCTTTTGGAGGAGACCTCAATAGTACAGGAGCAGTGGGCTTTGAAGACAAAATTGTTGTATCACAGTACATAGGGGATTTAGACAGCTTCAACGCTCAACTGGACCTCTTAAAGGCCCTGGACTACCTGGTTAGAAACTACGGTTTAAACGAGAACAGCCTCATCGTAGTTGTCGACAAGCATCCACTCTACCATTCAAGAACCCTGGGATTAGAGTACGCGAGGAGACATGGGGCTCAAGTATTAGAGGTCCAGCATCACTACGCGCACGTTTATGGTGCAGCAGTAGATAGAGGACTGAAGGGTAGAGTAGCCGGGCTAGCTGTCGACGGTGTCGGTTGGGGTGACGACTCAACGATATGGGGTGGTGAGGTAATAATCTTCAATGTAGAGGAGCCAGGAGTATACAAGAGAGTAGCCTCCATAGACCAGGTACCCTTGACCAGCGATAGAGATACTCTTAAGCCCATCAGACTACTCTACGGCTACCTAGCTAGGAAGGGTTGGAGTGTAAGCGAGATAGAAAAGACTCTACCAGGTGCTACTGGAGGAGCACGCGTGGAGGGGCGTGTAGCATTCAGGCTTGTCGAGTTAGGCAGGTATACTCTAGCCTCTAGCACCGGCCGCCTACTGGATATGGTGGCCTCTATTCTGGATCCAAGTGTTGAGAGAAGCTTTGAGGGGGAGCCAGCTATTCTCCTCGAAGCTCTTGCTAGTAGAGGAGCCCCCAGGCTGATAGAAGGATTTAAGCTCAGCCAGGAGAACAGGCTGCTTAGACTAGACTACTATGAAGCCGTTGTCAGGCTTCTCGAGGATGCTGGGAGAGCTAGCCATGGTAGTATAGCCGCCTCATTCCTCTACAGCCTAGGCTACTACTACGGCGAGCTGATCATAGAGTCCACTAAAGGCGAGAGCATTGATGGTGTCGTCATCTCGGGTGGAGCAGCTGTAAACGACTATATATACAGGGGTCTTAGAGACAGTCTGAGGGCTGCTGGATTGAAACCCCTACTCCCGCAGAGAATCCCACCTAACGATGGAGGCCTGTCTTTTGGTCAAGCAGTTATAGGTGGGCTTGTTAGCCTTACCTAA